The Paenibacillus tianjinensis genome has a window encoding:
- the mtrB gene encoding trp RNA-binding attenuation protein MtrB, producing MTEKNNGVSPAPAGSEYIVVKAKENGVQVIGLTRGLDTRFHHTEKLDKGEVLIAQFTDHTSAMKIRGKAEIWSKHGQLESES from the coding sequence ATGACCGAGAAGAATAATGGCGTTAGCCCTGCACCGGCCGGCAGCGAATACATCGTGGTAAAGGCCAAGGAGAACGGCGTTCAGGTAATCGGACTTACCCGGGGCCTGGATACGCGGTTTCACCACACGGAGAAGCTGGATAAAGGAGAGGTGCTGATCGCTCAATTCACCGATCATACCTCAGCTATGAAAATCCGCGGTAAAGCAGAAATATGGAGCAAACACGGACAACTGGAGAGTGAAAGCTGA
- a CDS encoding UbiX family flavin prenyltransferase: protein MTELKPKHFIVGITGASGGIYGVRLTETLLALGYTVHLVVSNAGWRVFKEELGFTATDREGFLNEQFKGYPGSLLYHPIADIGASIASGSFRTEGMIIMPCSMGTLSAVAHGSSDNLMTRAADVMLKEGRPLVLVPRETPLHAIHLENMLKLSRLGVKLIPAMPAFYFGPTSMDDLVNFMVGKVLDSFNIEHHLFRRWGENE, encoded by the coding sequence ATGACAGAGCTGAAACCGAAACACTTCATCGTAGGAATCACCGGGGCGAGCGGCGGAATTTACGGCGTCCGTCTGACGGAAACCCTGCTTGCACTGGGGTATACGGTCCATCTTGTGGTCAGCAATGCAGGCTGGCGGGTGTTCAAAGAAGAACTGGGTTTTACCGCCACAGACCGGGAAGGCTTTTTGAACGAACAGTTCAAAGGCTATCCCGGTTCTCTGCTTTATCACCCTATCGCGGATATCGGGGCATCCATTGCCAGCGGCTCCTTCCGTACAGAAGGAATGATTATTATGCCTTGCTCGATGGGGACGCTGTCTGCTGTAGCACATGGAAGCTCGGACAACCTGATGACGCGGGCTGCTGATGTAATGCTGAAGGAAGGCAGGCCCCTGGTGCTTGTACCGCGTGAGACACCGCTTCATGCCATTCATCTGGAAAATATGCTGAAGCTTTCGCGGCTAGGGGTCAAGCTGATACCGGCCATGCCAGCCTTTTATTTTGGCCCGACCAGCATGGATGATTTGGTTAATTTCATGGTTGGGAAAGTGCTGGACAGCTTTAACATTGAGCACCATTTATTCCGCAGATGGGGGGAGAACGAATGA
- the aroB gene encoding 3-dehydroquinate synthase, translating into MRSITVDLGERSYPIHIGSGLLRKIGERCREAGIPLRSPLLVVSDSEVAPRYLAEVEASLHEQGYSVVSHVIPAGEASKSLTVYEEVITTAIQAGLDRSSAVLALGGGVVGDLAGFVAASYMRGIGFIQIPTTILAHDSSVGGKVAVNHPLAKNMVGAFYQPMMVLYDLDTLSTLPPRQVSSGLAEVVKHGLILDREFAYWCREHAEDLLALDAEALGYALERGCAIKAVVVGNDEREQGQRAILNLGHTIGHAIEAVGGYGKFLHGEAIAIGMAGSALLAAKLGRDQAIYEDTVSMLSALSLPVRLPAEYNEDELMDAMMHDKKFKEGKMTFIVPDSIGAVSIVNDVQQSDVREVIAQLKKEGSPW; encoded by the coding sequence ATGCGCAGTATTACTGTAGATTTAGGCGAGCGCTCTTATCCCATTCATATCGGCAGCGGATTGCTGCGCAAGATCGGGGAACGTTGCCGGGAAGCCGGCATTCCGCTCCGCAGCCCGCTGCTGGTCGTCAGCGACAGCGAAGTAGCCCCGCGCTATCTGGCTGAGGTCGAAGCTTCGCTGCACGAACAAGGCTATTCGGTCGTAAGTCACGTTATTCCAGCCGGAGAAGCCTCTAAGTCACTTACCGTCTACGAGGAAGTGATTACAACTGCGATTCAGGCTGGTCTGGACCGCAGCTCGGCGGTGCTGGCGCTTGGGGGGGGTGTCGTAGGAGATCTGGCGGGTTTTGTGGCTGCATCCTACATGAGGGGGATCGGATTCATTCAGATCCCAACTACGATTCTGGCACACGATAGCAGTGTAGGCGGCAAAGTGGCCGTTAATCACCCGCTGGCGAAGAATATGGTCGGGGCTTTTTACCAGCCCATGATGGTGCTGTATGATCTGGATACCTTGAGCACGCTGCCACCGCGCCAAGTCTCATCCGGCCTGGCTGAAGTGGTGAAGCATGGTCTGATTCTGGACCGTGAATTTGCCTACTGGTGCCGTGAGCATGCAGAAGACCTGCTTGCTCTGGATGCAGAGGCGCTGGGCTATGCCCTGGAGCGCGGATGCGCCATTAAGGCCGTAGTCGTCGGCAATGATGAACGCGAGCAAGGCCAGCGGGCGATTCTGAACCTGGGACATACGATCGGACATGCCATCGAAGCGGTAGGCGGTTACGGTAAATTCCTGCACGGTGAGGCGATTGCCATCGGGATGGCTGGTTCGGCACTCTTGGCAGCCAAGCTGGGCCGCGATCAGGCGATTTATGAGGACACTGTTTCTATGCTGTCGGCGTTATCGCTGCCGGTGAGGCTGCCTGCAGAGTACAACGAAGATGAGCTGATGGATGCGATGATGCATGACAAGAAATTCAAGGAAGGCAAGATGACCTTTATCGTGCCGGATTCTATTGGTGCTGTCAGCATTGTAAATGATGTGCAGCAGAGTGATGTGCGTGAGGTTATCGCACAGCTTAAGAAGGAGGGAAGCCCATGGTGA
- the ndk gene encoding nucleoside-diphosphate kinase, whose amino-acid sequence MEKTYLMIKPDGVQRGLIGRIVARLEDKGFKLIAAKLITVTEEQAKKHYAEHEGKDFFPGLVSFITSGPVFAMVWEGDDVVALSRLMIGKTKVGEALPGTIRGDFASHTPLNLIHGSDSPESAEREIANFFAPEELADYSKDIAVWM is encoded by the coding sequence ATGGAAAAAACGTATCTGATGATCAAGCCCGATGGTGTACAGCGCGGATTGATCGGGCGTATTGTTGCCCGCCTGGAGGATAAGGGATTCAAGCTGATTGCCGCGAAGCTGATTACCGTTACGGAAGAGCAAGCCAAAAAGCATTACGCAGAACATGAAGGCAAAGACTTTTTCCCTGGACTGGTAAGCTTTATCACTTCCGGTCCCGTATTCGCTATGGTATGGGAAGGCGATGATGTAGTCGCGTTGTCCCGTCTGATGATCGGCAAAACAAAAGTTGGCGAAGCATTGCCGGGCACGATCCGCGGTGATTTTGCCAGCCATACTCCGCTTAACCTGATCCATGGATCGGATTCGCCGGAAAGCGCAGAGCGCGAAATAGCTAATTTCTTTGCTCCTGAAGAACTGGCAGACTACAGCAAAGACATCGCAGTCTGGATGTAA
- a CDS encoding menaquinone biosynthetic enzyme MqnA/MqnD family protein, producing MSNPQHTIIGKISYTNSWPVFHNFHPSSLRYPAEMVSEVPAILNQGMARGTIHVGALSSFAYAALSDRLLLLPDLSVSADGPVKSIMLFSRVPFTQIGNGKIAVTNTSATSVNLLKILLEKAAGCKPEYVTAEPDLDRMMEVADACLLIGDNAIKATWQDQGYIVTDLGEVWKEWTGHSMTFAVWAVNREAARDKPEAIAEIAEALVESKVRGVNKLAPIIREACSSVGGTPEYWHGYFSNLCYDFGERQQEGLNLYFRYAYELGLLPQEVKMELWSHNLLTRVKE from the coding sequence ATGAGTAATCCTCAGCATACCATTATCGGTAAAATCAGCTATACCAACTCATGGCCGGTATTTCACAATTTCCATCCCTCTTCGTTAAGGTATCCGGCAGAGATGGTGAGTGAAGTGCCTGCCATTCTTAATCAGGGGATGGCCCGGGGAACGATTCATGTAGGCGCCTTATCTTCATTTGCTTATGCGGCGTTAAGCGACCGGCTGCTGCTGCTGCCGGATTTGTCTGTCAGTGCGGACGGTCCGGTAAAATCCATCATGCTGTTCTCCCGTGTGCCTTTCACGCAGATTGGAAATGGAAAAATTGCGGTGACCAACACCTCAGCGACTTCGGTGAATCTGCTGAAGATTCTGCTGGAGAAGGCGGCCGGGTGTAAGCCGGAATATGTGACGGCGGAACCCGATCTGGATAGGATGATGGAAGTGGCGGATGCCTGCCTGCTGATTGGCGACAATGCGATCAAAGCTACCTGGCAGGATCAGGGCTACATCGTTACGGATCTTGGCGAGGTCTGGAAAGAGTGGACCGGACATAGCATGACCTTCGCAGTCTGGGCGGTTAACCGTGAGGCTGCGAGAGACAAGCCGGAGGCGATCGCCGAAATTGCCGAGGCTTTGGTGGAGAGTAAAGTACGCGGGGTAAATAAGCTTGCTCCGATTATCCGGGAGGCCTGCTCGTCGGTTGGAGGCACACCTGAATATTGGCACGGGTACTTCAGTAATTTATGTTATGACTTTGGGGAAAGGCAGCAGGAAGGTCTGAACCTCTATTTCCGCTATGCCTATGAATTGGGCCTGCTGCCGCAGGAAGTGAAGATGGAGCTTTGGAGCCACAATCTGCTGACACGGGTGAAAGAATGA
- a CDS encoding heptaprenyl diphosphate synthase component 1, with amino-acid sequence MKPYRIPQLVKPYTDYDMIQRHTELPPFSDGRSHLLYIFLSYGTEADRNSELYTLVTGLVQLALDTHEIIDRTQDDPGGDLMRSRQLKVLAGDYFSGWFYHLLAKRGQIEMVGSLSSAIADFNVMKARLYGKMKEMLLSAEQYLRHSVQLNMRLFLSFTPMIEGALTELWEKLLAEFSHCETVCYELRRGNDPGNAREGYCYWKMLESASDDEAELLRDQNMDLKDWKKLKMKYKCDTLLTDKLHESIQSIQGLLQGIKDEHLISELSTLLDRFLLQMKISGQAAVEG; translated from the coding sequence ATGAAACCGTACCGCATACCGCAATTAGTAAAACCCTACACAGACTACGACATGATTCAGCGGCATACGGAATTGCCGCCGTTTTCGGATGGGCGTAGTCATTTGTTATATATTTTTCTTAGTTACGGCACGGAAGCTGACCGTAACAGTGAACTCTATACGCTTGTTACAGGCCTAGTGCAGCTTGCTCTCGATACGCATGAGATCATCGACCGTACTCAGGATGATCCCGGTGGCGACCTTATGCGTTCCCGGCAGCTTAAAGTGCTGGCCGGCGACTATTTCAGCGGCTGGTTCTACCACTTGCTTGCGAAGCGCGGACAGATTGAGATGGTGGGCAGTTTAAGTTCGGCGATCGCTGACTTTAACGTGATGAAGGCCCGTTTATACGGCAAAATGAAGGAGATGCTGCTCTCCGCGGAACAATATTTGCGGCATTCGGTTCAGCTCAATATGCGGCTGTTCCTTTCTTTTACACCGATGATTGAAGGGGCGCTCACCGAACTTTGGGAGAAGCTGCTGGCCGAGTTCAGCCACTGCGAAACGGTATGCTACGAACTGCGGCGCGGAAATGATCCCGGCAATGCTCGGGAAGGGTACTGTTACTGGAAAATGCTGGAGAGTGCATCGGACGATGAGGCTGAACTGCTTCGCGACCAGAACATGGATCTTAAGGACTGGAAAAAACTGAAAATGAAATACAAATGTGATACTCTGCTGACCGATAAGCTTCACGAATCGATTCAGTCCATTCAAGGACTGCTGCAGGGTATCAAGGACGAGCATCTGATCAGTGAGCTCAGCACCCTGCTGGACCGCTTCCTCCTGCAGATGAAAATTTCTGGACAAGCAGCCGTGGAGGGGTAG
- a CDS encoding UbiA-like polyprenyltransferase, which produces MFKKVGVFLQMIKFEHTVFALPFAFMGALLGSVVMFGQLPSWSQIGWIIIAMFGARSAAMGLNRLIDRISDAKNPRTAGRAIPAGLLKVGEVSVFIAISFFLLFWAAFKLNPLSAQLLPIAVFLLVFYSFTKRFTWACHLILGLTIALAPLGGWVAVTGNVDWTAMIFYFTIVFWTAGFDIIYSCQDVDFDAKEGLYSIPVRFGVARALDIAKVFHILTGIGFVSLLFITDLSWWYVAGMLIAYIILFYEHHIVSPSDLSRLQTAFFTMNGVLSIVVFSFTLIDLVVQFY; this is translated from the coding sequence ATGTTTAAAAAAGTCGGCGTTTTTCTGCAAATGATTAAGTTTGAACATACTGTATTTGCTTTACCGTTCGCCTTTATGGGGGCGCTGTTGGGATCCGTTGTAATGTTCGGCCAGTTGCCATCCTGGTCACAGATTGGCTGGATCATTATCGCCATGTTCGGTGCACGAAGCGCGGCTATGGGGCTGAACCGGCTGATAGACCGGATTAGTGATGCGAAGAATCCCCGGACAGCCGGAAGGGCAATTCCCGCAGGGCTTTTGAAGGTTGGAGAAGTATCAGTGTTCATCGCAATTTCGTTCTTTTTATTATTCTGGGCTGCCTTTAAGCTGAATCCCTTATCTGCTCAGCTTCTGCCCATTGCTGTTTTTCTGCTGGTGTTCTATTCCTTCACTAAGCGTTTTACCTGGGCCTGCCATCTGATCCTCGGACTAACCATTGCGCTCGCTCCTCTGGGGGGCTGGGTTGCGGTTACGGGCAATGTAGACTGGACCGCCATGATTTTTTATTTCACAATTGTGTTCTGGACCGCCGGTTTTGATATTATCTATTCCTGCCAGGATGTTGATTTTGATGCAAAAGAAGGCTTGTATTCCATCCCGGTGCGCTTTGGAGTGGCCCGTGCACTGGATATTGCCAAGGTATTTCATATTCTAACGGGTATCGGATTTGTTTCACTGCTCTTTATCACTGATTTAAGCTGGTGGTATGTGGCTGGAATGCTGATTGCCTATATTATCCTGTTTTATGAACATCATATTGTGTCTCCAAGCGATTTAAGCCGTTTGCAGACAGCATTCTTTACGATGAACGGTGTGCTGAGCATCGTTGTGTTTTCCTTTACTCTGATTGACTTGGTGGTGCAGTTTTACTGA
- a CDS encoding CheR family methyltransferase translates to MADHDENSTAPDPDYTGFIHNVKQSTGIDLAQYKEAQMKRRLTTLRTKNGYHTFTEFFAAMMKDKSLFYEFLDRMTINVSEFWRNPNRWEVLRDVILPELQRSGRRMKLWSAACSTGEEPYTLAMILADKNILSQTGILATDIDDGALAKAKQGLYLERSLKDVPKDVANRYFTPEGPVFKVSESLKKNIDFRKQNLLLDKFDEGFDLIICRNVMIYFTEEAKNKLYHKFSASLRPGGYLFVGSTEQIFTPAQYGFESTETFFYRKK, encoded by the coding sequence ATGGCTGATCATGACGAGAATTCAACAGCACCAGACCCGGATTACACCGGGTTTATTCATAATGTTAAGCAGAGCACCGGTATAGATCTGGCCCAATATAAGGAAGCACAGATGAAGCGCCGTCTGACGACGCTCCGGACGAAGAACGGGTATCATACTTTTACAGAATTTTTTGCTGCAATGATGAAGGATAAATCTTTATTCTATGAATTTCTGGACCGGATGACGATCAACGTATCAGAATTCTGGCGCAACCCGAACCGCTGGGAAGTACTGCGGGATGTTATACTGCCGGAACTGCAGCGCTCAGGCCGCAGGATGAAATTGTGGAGCGCTGCCTGTTCAACAGGGGAAGAGCCATATACGCTGGCCATGATCCTGGCTGATAAAAACATCCTGTCACAGACCGGCATTCTGGCTACCGATATTGATGACGGGGCACTGGCGAAGGCGAAGCAGGGACTCTATCTGGAACGCTCCTTGAAAGATGTGCCAAAGGATGTGGCAAACCGTTACTTTACACCGGAGGGCCCAGTTTTCAAGGTTAGTGAATCGCTGAAGAAGAATATTGATTTCCGTAAGCAAAATCTGCTGCTCGACAAATTCGATGAAGGGTTTGACCTGATCATCTGCCGCAATGTAATGATCTATTTCACAGAGGAAGCGAAGAACAAGCTCTATCATAAGTTCTCGGCCAGCCTGCGTCCGGGCGGTTATCTGTTTGTAGGCAGCACGGAACAGATCTTCACTCCTGCACAATACGGATTTGAGTCGACGGAAACATTCTTCTACCGGAAGAAGTAG
- the spoIVA gene encoding stage IV sporulation protein A, whose protein sequence is MEKVDIFKDIAERTGGDIYLGVVGAVRTGKSTFIKRFMETIVLPNITSEADRVRAVDELPQSAAGKTIMTTEPKFVPNNAVQIKVAEGLEVNVRLVDCVGYAVEGAKGYEDENGPRMISTPWFEEPIPFQEAAEIGTRKVIQEHSTLGVVVTTDGTIAEIPRHSYIDSEERVIAELKEVGKPFVLVINSTRPRSEEAQQLRSELALKYDIPVMTLSAANMTEEDVTGVLREVLYEFPVHEVNVNLPSWVMVLGENHWLRSSYENSVRDTVKDIRRLRDVDRLVSQFTEYDFIDRAGLSGMNMGQGVAEIDLYAPEELYDQVLMEVVGVEIRGKDHLLQLMQDFAHAKREYDRFSEALEMVKTTGYGIAAPSLAEMALDEPELIRQGSRFGVRLKATAPSIHMIRVDVESEFSPIIGTEKQSEELVRYLMQDFENDPIKIWESDIFGRSLHSIVREGIQGKIAMMPDNARYKLQETLGRIINEGSGGLIAIIL, encoded by the coding sequence TTGGAAAAAGTGGATATTTTCAAGGACATTGCCGAGCGTACCGGCGGAGACATTTATCTTGGCGTCGTCGGCGCGGTTCGCACGGGGAAATCGACATTCATCAAACGCTTCATGGAGACGATTGTTCTGCCGAACATTACGAGCGAAGCAGACCGGGTAAGAGCTGTGGATGAACTGCCGCAGAGCGCAGCTGGCAAAACAATCATGACAACAGAGCCGAAATTTGTGCCAAACAACGCGGTGCAGATCAAAGTGGCGGAAGGCCTTGAAGTGAATGTCCGGCTGGTCGATTGTGTAGGGTATGCCGTTGAAGGCGCAAAGGGCTACGAGGATGAAAACGGGCCCCGTATGATTTCCACACCTTGGTTTGAGGAACCGATTCCTTTTCAGGAAGCGGCGGAGATTGGCACACGCAAAGTGATTCAGGAACACTCCACACTGGGTGTAGTAGTGACTACGGACGGCACAATTGCTGAAATCCCGCGCCACTCCTACATTGACTCGGAAGAGCGTGTCATTGCTGAACTGAAGGAGGTCGGCAAGCCGTTCGTGCTTGTAATCAACTCTACCCGGCCGCGCAGTGAGGAAGCACAGCAGCTCCGCAGTGAGCTGGCTCTGAAATACGACATTCCGGTGATGACGCTCAGCGCTGCCAATATGACGGAGGAGGATGTGACCGGTGTGCTGCGGGAAGTGCTCTATGAATTCCCGGTACATGAGGTTAATGTCAACCTGCCTAGCTGGGTCATGGTGCTTGGCGAGAACCACTGGCTGCGCAGCAGCTATGAGAATTCCGTACGGGATACGGTAAAAGATATCCGCCGTCTGCGGGATGTCGACCGTCTGGTTTCCCAGTTTACTGAATATGACTTCATTGACAGAGCCGGACTCAGCGGCATGAACATGGGTCAGGGAGTAGCTGAAATTGATCTGTATGCTCCAGAAGAGCTATACGATCAGGTGCTCATGGAAGTGGTCGGTGTTGAAATCCGCGGCAAAGATCACCTGCTGCAGCTGATGCAGGACTTCGCACATGCCAAGCGTGAATACGACCGGTTCTCAGAAGCGCTGGAAATGGTCAAAACAACAGGTTACGGTATTGCTGCACCGTCACTGGCTGAGATGGCGCTCGATGAACCGGAATTGATCCGCCAAGGATCACGCTTTGGAGTCCGCCTGAAGGCGACAGCCCCATCCATTCATATGATCCGGGTTGATGTGGAGTCGGAATTTTCCCCGATCATCGGCACTGAGAAGCAGAGTGAAGAGCTGGTGCGCTATCTGATGCAGGACTTTGAGAACGACCCGATTAAAATTTGGGAGTCAGATATTTTCGGCCGCTCGCTGCATTCCATCGTGCGTGAAGGCATACAGGGTAAAATCGCCATGATGCCGGACAATGCCCGGTATAAGCTGCAGGAAACGCTTGGACGAATCATTAATGAGGGCTCAGGCGGACTTATCGCCATTATTTTATAA
- a CDS encoding polyprenyl synthetase family protein: MKRMQIFGLLNKDMDQIEKELYRSVQGDDELLTETSLHLLKAGGKRLRPVFVLMGGKFGQYDLEKLKRVAIPLELIHSASLVHDDVIDDAELRRGELTVKAKWGDKIAMYTGDYIYAKALVITSELKNPRIHQILSKAMVEMSIGEMEQIRDFFNSEQSVRHYLRRIRRKTALLIAISCELGALAADAEPQTARLLYNYGYNVGMAFQIRDDLLDLSGTEKQIGKPPGSDMRQGNITLPVIYSLEDTRLRAPLLEELASIRAEQAGVGRAIDLILSGDGITRAEALASRYIDKALAALDQLPTNKTKRNLRDIAFFVTGRAY; the protein is encoded by the coding sequence ATGAAGCGAATGCAAATATTCGGATTGCTGAATAAGGATATGGATCAGATTGAAAAAGAGCTGTACCGCAGTGTTCAAGGAGACGACGAGCTGCTGACAGAGACCTCCCTTCACCTGCTGAAGGCAGGCGGCAAACGGCTGCGGCCGGTATTTGTGCTCATGGGCGGCAAATTCGGACAATATGATCTGGAGAAACTGAAGCGTGTCGCAATTCCGCTGGAGCTGATACATAGCGCTTCACTTGTGCACGACGATGTCATTGATGATGCCGAGCTTCGCCGGGGAGAGCTTACCGTCAAGGCCAAATGGGGGGATAAGATCGCCATGTATACCGGTGATTATATCTATGCCAAGGCACTTGTCATCACCTCTGAACTCAAAAATCCGCGGATTCATCAGATCCTGTCGAAAGCAATGGTGGAGATGTCCATAGGAGAAATGGAACAGATCCGCGATTTCTTCAACAGTGAGCAAAGTGTACGCCATTATCTGCGGCGGATCCGCCGCAAAACAGCGCTGCTAATCGCTATCAGCTGCGAGCTTGGTGCACTGGCTGCGGATGCAGAGCCACAAACTGCCCGCCTGCTCTATAATTACGGTTATAATGTCGGGATGGCGTTTCAGATCCGCGATGATTTATTGGATCTCTCAGGAACAGAGAAGCAGATCGGCAAACCGCCGGGCAGTGATATGAGGCAGGGCAATATTACGCTTCCGGTGATTTACAGCCTGGAGGACACGCGCCTGCGTGCGCCGCTGTTGGAGGAATTGGCCTCTATCCGTGCAGAGCAAGCCGGTGTTGGCCGAGCCATTGATCTGATCCTGTCCGGAGACGGAATTACCCGTGCAGAAGCGCTGGCTTCACGCTACATCGACAAAGCGCTGGCGGCACTGGATCAGCTTCCGACTAACAAGACCAAACGGAATCTGCGGGATATTGCTTTTTTTGTGACCGGACGTGCTTACTAA
- a CDS encoding HU family DNA-binding protein, producing MNKSDLINVVTEATELPKKDATKAVDAVFEAITGALQSGDKVQLVGFGNFEVRERSARKGRNPQTGEEIEIPSSKVPAFKPGKALKDGIK from the coding sequence ATGAATAAATCAGATTTGATCAACGTAGTTACAGAAGCAACTGAACTTCCCAAGAAAGATGCTACTAAAGCGGTAGATGCCGTTTTCGAAGCGATCACAGGAGCTCTGCAAAGCGGCGATAAAGTACAACTGGTTGGATTCGGAAACTTTGAAGTGCGCGAACGTTCCGCACGTAAAGGCCGCAACCCGCAAACTGGTGAAGAAATCGAAATTCCTTCAAGCAAAGTACCTGCTTTCAAACCAGGTAAAGCGCTTAAAGACGGAATCAAATAG
- the aroC gene encoding chorismate synthase translates to MSLRYLTAGETHGPQLTAIIEGLPSNLTLNFEELNFQLLRRQKGYGRGRRMQIEKDTAQIVGGVRHGYTTGAPVALVVENKDWTHWKNIMNIEPIPGSDEEKRRVNRPRPGHADLNGGLKYNHTDLRNVLERSSARETAARVAVGAVARQLLAEFGVKIAGQVIRIGEIEAPANNLPIDELIARTEESSVRVVDKETEQKMEAYIDKIKEEGDSIGGIVECIVEGLPVGLGSYVQYDRKLDAAIAGAVMSINAFKGVEIGIGFEAGILRGSQVHDEIMYEASRGYYRASNRLGGFEGGMTNGMPVVVRGVMKPIPTLYKPLQSVDIDTKEPFTAQVERSDACAVPAACVVLENVVAWEIAKAFLEKFGGDSLEEIRTNYNNYLAQLESY, encoded by the coding sequence ATGAGTTTACGCTATTTAACAGCGGGGGAAACGCACGGCCCCCAGCTTACAGCAATTATTGAGGGACTGCCCAGCAATTTGACACTTAACTTCGAAGAGCTTAATTTTCAGCTGCTGCGGCGGCAGAAGGGCTACGGCCGCGGACGCCGGATGCAGATCGAGAAGGATACCGCACAGATCGTCGGTGGTGTGCGCCATGGCTATACCACAGGTGCTCCGGTAGCTTTGGTAGTAGAGAACAAAGACTGGACACACTGGAAGAATATTATGAATATTGAGCCGATTCCCGGCAGTGATGAAGAGAAGCGGCGGGTCAACCGGCCGCGTCCCGGACATGCCGACTTAAACGGCGGATTGAAATATAACCATACCGATCTGCGGAATGTACTGGAGCGCTCCAGCGCACGTGAAACGGCCGCAAGAGTGGCGGTAGGCGCTGTTGCCCGCCAGCTGCTGGCAGAGTTCGGTGTTAAGATTGCCGGACAGGTGATCCGGATCGGTGAGATCGAAGCGCCTGCGAATAATCTGCCTATCGACGAATTAATTGCCCGGACAGAAGAATCCTCTGTGAGAGTCGTGGACAAAGAGACGGAACAGAAGATGGAGGCATACATAGACAAGATCAAGGAGGAAGGCGACTCCATCGGCGGAATTGTGGAATGCATCGTTGAAGGCTTGCCTGTCGGACTCGGAAGCTATGTACAATATGACCGTAAGCTTGATGCAGCTATTGCCGGAGCCGTCATGTCGATCAATGCCTTCAAAGGTGTGGAGATCGGGATCGGCTTCGAAGCCGGTATCCTGCGCGGTTCACAGGTCCATGATGAGATTATGTATGAAGCCTCCCGGGGATATTACCGGGCAAGCAACCGGCTCGGCGGCTTTGAAGGCGGCATGACTAACGGAATGCCGGTCGTAGTCCGCGGTGTCATGAAGCCGATTCCTACCCTGTACAAACCGCTGCAAAGTGTGGATATCGACACCAAGGAGCCATTCACCGCACAGGTGGAACGCTCGGATGCCTGCGCTGTTCCGGCAGCTTGTGTAGTGCTGGAGAACGTGGTTGCCTGGGAGATTGCCAAAGCATTCCTGGAGAAGTTCGGCGGCGATTCGCTTGAGGAGATTAGAACGAACTACAATAATTACCTGGCGCAGCTGGAGAGCTACTGA
- a CDS encoding demethylmenaquinone methyltransferase: MTIEKTSALGDKGVKPKEQFVHSVFESIAGKYDLMNDILSFRRHKAWRKFTMRKMAMKRGDSAVDLCCGTCDWSIALAEASQTGSVMGLDFSAGMLEVGRRKVEAQGLQDRISLIQGNAMDLPFGDNSFDYATIGFGLRNVPDLVQVLNEMKRVVKPGGMVVCLELSKPMKQPFKGIYYFYFERMLPLLGKLFAKRYEQYKWLPESLALFPDREQLSVIFRETGLQKVESFPLTGGIAALHIGFKENCNV; encoded by the coding sequence ATGACGATAGAGAAAACTTCTGCTTTGGGCGATAAAGGTGTTAAGCCGAAGGAGCAATTTGTACATTCCGTATTTGAGAGCATCGCCGGTAAATATGACCTGATGAATGATATTTTGAGCTTCCGCCGCCATAAAGCCTGGCGTAAATTCACCATGCGCAAGATGGCGATGAAGCGGGGCGATTCTGCTGTAGACCTCTGCTGCGGCACCTGTGACTGGAGTATCGCACTCGCAGAAGCAAGCCAGACCGGTTCCGTGATGGGACTGGATTTCAGTGCAGGAATGCTTGAAGTGGGCCGGCGCAAAGTGGAAGCGCAAGGCCTGCAGGACCGTATCTCCCTCATCCAGGGCAATGCGATGGATCTTCCGTTTGGTGACAACTCCTTTGACTATGCAACAATAGGCTTCGGGCTTCGCAACGTGCCTGATCTCGTTCAAGTGTTGAATGAAATGAAGCGTGTGGTGAAACCGGGAGGAATGGTTGTCTGTCTGGAGCTTTCTAAACCGATGAAGCAGCCGTTCAAGGGCATTTATTATTTTTATTTTGAGCGGATGCTTCCGCTCCTCGGCAAACTGTTTGCCAAAAGATACGAGCAATATAAATGGCTGCCGGAATCACTGGCCCTCTTCCCGGACAGAGAGCAGCTTTCGGTGATTTTTCGTGAAACCGGGCTGCAGAAAGTGGAATCCTTCCCCTTGACCGGAGGCATCGCTGCATTACATATTGGGTTCAAGGAGAATTGTAATGTTTAA